Proteins encoded in a region of the Desulfosoma sp. genome:
- the rplX gene encoding 50S ribosomal protein L24, whose translation MAVSKKYHIKKNDTVMVIAGKEKGKSGKVLRILTKKDRAVVEKLNMVKRHMRPGAHSRQGGIVEKEAPIHISNLMVICSKCTDPTRVGYKILDDGRKARFCKKCGELIDG comes from the coding sequence ATGGCTGTCAGTAAAAAATACCATATCAAGAAAAATGACACGGTGATGGTGATTGCCGGCAAGGAAAAGGGCAAGTCGGGCAAGGTTCTTCGTATTTTGACCAAGAAAGATCGAGCCGTCGTGGAAAAGCTCAATATGGTCAAAAGGCACATGCGCCCTGGAGCCCACAGTCGGCAAGGCGGAATTGTGGAAAAGGAAGCTCCCATTCACATTTCCAATCTGATGGTGATCTGCAGCAAGTGCACGGATCCGACCCGTGTGGGCTATAAGATCCTCGATGACGGCCGCAAGGCACGCTTCTGCAAGAAGTGCGGAGAACTCATCGACGGGTGA
- the rplE gene encoding 50S ribosomal protein L5, translating into MARLRDLYVQAVAPQLAERFQYKSPMQIPRLSKIVLNMGLGEAIQNVKILETASEELAQISGQKPVITRARQSIAAFKLRKGMPIGCMVTLRGNRMYEFFDKLVNIALPRVRDFRGVSPKSFDGRGNYTLGVREHIIFPEIDYDKIDKIKGLNITIVTTAETDDEARELLALLGMPFRK; encoded by the coding sequence ATGGCACGTTTGCGCGACTTGTATGTTCAAGCAGTGGCCCCGCAGCTGGCCGAAAGGTTTCAGTACAAAAGCCCGATGCAGATTCCGAGATTGAGCAAGATCGTGCTCAATATGGGCTTGGGAGAAGCCATTCAAAACGTGAAAATTTTGGAGACGGCCTCGGAAGAACTGGCTCAGATCAGCGGTCAAAAGCCGGTGATCACGCGGGCGCGTCAAAGCATCGCGGCCTTTAAGCTGCGCAAGGGGATGCCCATCGGGTGCATGGTGACCCTGCGAGGGAATCGCATGTACGAGTTTTTTGATAAACTCGTCAACATCGCGCTGCCGCGTGTCCGCGACTTTCGCGGAGTCTCTCCCAAATCCTTTGACGGACGCGGCAATTACACCCTTGGGGTGCGGGAACACATTATCTTTCCGGAAATCGACTACGACAAGATCGACAAAATTAAGGGACTCAACATCACCATCGTCACGACGGCCGAAACCGACGACGAAGCCCGGGAACTGTTGGCCCTGTTGGGAATGCCGTTTCGAAAGTAG
- a CDS encoding type Z 30S ribosomal protein S14, which produces MAKKSMIAKAQRKPKFKVRAYNRCPLCGRPRAFLRKFGMCRICFRNMALNGELPGVVKSSW; this is translated from the coding sequence TTGGCCAAGAAATCCATGATTGCAAAAGCCCAAAGAAAGCCGAAATTCAAGGTGAGAGCCTACAATAGGTGCCCGCTGTGCGGACGGCCTCGCGCTTTCCTTCGCAAATTCGGCATGTGCCGTATTTGCTTTCGGAATATGGCCCTCAACGGCGAACTTCCCGGCGTGGTGAAATCCAGTTGGTAG
- the rpsH gene encoding 30S ribosomal protein S8: MVMTDPIADFLNRIKNAHKARFDKVDVPASRMKLELARILKEEGYIKHYKLIKDDKQGVLRIHLKYGPDREAAIRDMRRISKPSRRIYVGVKEIPRVLNGLGIAILSTSRGILTDKKARQEGVGGELICSVW; encoded by the coding sequence ATGGTGATGACGGATCCCATTGCCGACTTTTTGAATCGTATCAAGAACGCCCACAAGGCGCGTTTTGACAAGGTGGATGTGCCCGCCTCCCGTATGAAGCTGGAGCTGGCGCGCATCCTTAAAGAAGAAGGCTACATCAAGCATTACAAGCTGATCAAGGACGATAAGCAAGGTGTTCTGCGAATCCATCTTAAATATGGGCCGGACCGAGAAGCGGCCATTCGAGACATGCGTCGAATCAGTAAACCGAGTCGACGGATTTATGTAGGGGTTAAAGAGATTCCGAGAGTCCTTAACGGCTTGGGGATTGCGATCCTGTCCACGTCCCGAGGCATTCTGACCGACAAGAAGGCCAGGCAAGAGGGTGTGGGTGGCGAACTTATCTGCAGCGTGTGGTAA
- the rplF gene encoding 50S ribosomal protein L6 → MSRIGKNPIAIPKGVEVTLQGDAVIVKGPKGQLERRVPSEVSVTVEDGQILVRRKDDERRSRSMHGLMRVLLHNMVTGVSQGFTKVLEIQGVGYRCDLTNNVLNFSLGHSHPVSFPLPQGVSASVEKQTVIRLEAVDKELLGQTAANIKALRPVEPYKGKGIRYAAQWVRRKAGKTGGKKK, encoded by the coding sequence ATGTCTCGTATCGGCAAAAACCCCATCGCTATACCTAAAGGGGTCGAAGTCACCCTTCAGGGTGATGCCGTCATCGTGAAGGGCCCGAAAGGGCAGTTGGAAAGGCGTGTCCCATCGGAAGTCTCGGTGACCGTGGAAGACGGCCAGATATTGGTGCGCCGCAAAGACGATGAGCGACGATCCAGGTCGATGCATGGGCTTATGAGGGTTTTGCTGCACAATATGGTCACAGGAGTCAGCCAAGGCTTCACGAAGGTTTTGGAAATTCAGGGGGTGGGTTACCGGTGCGATCTGACCAATAATGTGTTGAACTTCAGCCTGGGCCATTCGCATCCGGTGAGTTTTCCGTTACCTCAAGGGGTGAGCGCCTCGGTGGAAAAGCAGACGGTGATTCGCCTGGAAGCCGTCGACAAGGAACTTCTGGGGCAAACCGCTGCCAATATCAAGGCCTTGCGCCCCGTGGAACCGTACAAGGGCAAAGGTATTCGCTACGCCGCTCAGTGGGTCAGGCGAAAGGCCGGAAAGACTGGCGGCAAGAAGAAATAG
- the rplR gene encoding 50S ribosomal protein L18 — translation MGSKTNPSVAARLKRKRRIRTKVQGTPERPRLTVYKSLKHIYAQIIDDTTGRTLVAASTLSPEFKALGEVEGKVGAAEKVGQLVAKKALEKGVTKVVFDRNGFIYHGRIRAVADGARAAGLEF, via the coding sequence ATGGGCTCCAAAACGAATCCCAGCGTTGCGGCGCGCCTCAAGCGCAAGCGGCGCATTCGCACCAAGGTGCAGGGCACGCCCGAGCGACCTCGACTGACGGTCTACAAGAGCCTCAAACATATCTACGCTCAGATTATCGACGACACCACCGGCCGAACCCTGGTGGCGGCTTCGACCTTATCCCCCGAATTTAAGGCCTTGGGAGAGGTGGAAGGCAAGGTGGGTGCTGCGGAAAAAGTCGGCCAGCTTGTGGCGAAGAAGGCCTTGGAGAAGGGTGTGACCAAGGTGGTGTTCGACCGCAACGGGTTCATCTACCATGGCCGCATTCGGGCCGTGGCGGACGGAGCGCGGGCGGCGGGGCTGGAATTTTGA
- the rpsE gene encoding 30S ribosomal protein S5: MAPLETQDVQYIDKIVHISRVAKVVKGGRRFSFSAIVVVGDGNGRVGFALGKANEVPEAIRKGLEGAKRDMFEVPLLEGTLPHEVLGKFGASSVVLKPASPGTGVIAGGAVRAIMEAAGVTDVLTKVLGSRNPHNVVRATIAGLKALRSPERIAKSRGLDVMEVKAQGAGR; encoded by the coding sequence TTGGCACCTCTCGAGACTCAAGACGTACAGTACATCGATAAAATCGTCCACATTAGCCGAGTGGCCAAAGTGGTCAAGGGTGGACGTCGTTTCTCTTTCAGCGCCATTGTCGTCGTTGGGGACGGCAATGGGCGAGTAGGCTTTGCCCTAGGCAAGGCCAACGAAGTGCCGGAAGCTATTCGAAAGGGGTTGGAAGGGGCGAAAAGAGACATGTTTGAGGTGCCCTTGCTGGAAGGGACTTTGCCTCATGAGGTTTTAGGCAAATTCGGAGCCTCCTCCGTGGTGCTCAAGCCGGCTTCGCCCGGAACAGGGGTCATCGCCGGTGGAGCTGTGCGGGCCATTATGGAAGCAGCCGGGGTGACGGACGTGCTCACCAAGGTCTTGGGATCTCGCAATCCTCATAACGTGGTGCGGGCGACCATTGCAGGACTGAAGGCCCTGCGAAGCCCGGAGCGTATCGCCAAAAGTCGAGGGCTGGATGTGATGGAGGTCAAGGCTCAAGGAGCCGGGAGGTGA
- the rpmD gene encoding 50S ribosomal protein L30: protein MAGMIRIKLVRSPIGRPEKHRKILKALGLTRLQKEVTLPAIPPVVGAVKKVNHLVQVSEA from the coding sequence ATGGCGGGAATGATTCGCATCAAACTGGTGCGCAGTCCCATCGGAAGGCCTGAAAAGCACCGCAAAATCTTGAAGGCTCTGGGACTGACACGACTGCAAAAGGAAGTGACGCTGCCCGCGATCCCTCCGGTCGTGGGTGCTGTCAAGAAGGTCAACCACTTGGTTCAGGTCAGCGAAGCCTAA
- the rplO gene encoding 50S ribosomal protein L15 produces the protein MRLDDLQPAAGSRKDKKRIGRGSGSGLGKTAGKGHKGQKARAGGGVVPWFEGGQMPLQRRVPKRGFHNKFRKVYTVVNVGDLDRFEQGATVGPEELALAGLAKKKADGIKLLADGELTKALSIRVHKASAAAVAKVEAVGGRVEILS, from the coding sequence ATGCGATTGGATGATTTGCAACCTGCAGCGGGTTCTCGCAAGGACAAGAAACGCATCGGCCGAGGTTCAGGCTCCGGCTTGGGAAAGACCGCGGGAAAAGGCCATAAGGGCCAGAAGGCTCGTGCCGGAGGCGGTGTGGTACCTTGGTTTGAAGGCGGCCAGATGCCCCTGCAACGCCGGGTTCCCAAAAGAGGCTTTCACAACAAGTTTCGAAAAGTTTACACGGTGGTAAATGTGGGGGACCTGGATAGGTTTGAACAGGGCGCTACGGTAGGGCCCGAGGAACTAGCCCTAGCCGGGCTGGCTAAGAAAAAGGCCGACGGGATCAAGTTGCTTGCAGACGGGGAACTGACAAAGGCCCTGTCGATTCGCGTTCACAAGGCCAGCGCCGCAGCGGTGGCCAAGGTGGAGGCCGTCGGCGGTCGTGTGGAAATTCTAAGCTGA
- the secY gene encoding preprotein translocase subunit SecY: MLTGFQNIGKIPELKRRIGITLLFLAVYRIGVHVPTPGINREALAAFFAAAQGTLLGLFNMFSGGAMQQLSVFSLGIMPYISSSIILQLLTVVIPHLERLSKEGEAGRKKITQYTRYGTVVLSIIQGFGIAFGLEGMTGPGGEPVVLAPGWGFRLITVITLTAGTAFIMWLGEQITERGIGNGISLIIFAGIVAGMPGAIGNTMRLMQTGEMSAFKALVLLIIMVAVVAFIVHVERGQRRIPVQYAKRVVGRRMYGGQTTHLPLKINTSGVIPPIFASSIIMFPATVANFIQVPWMQKIAQMLMPGHWLYTVLYVGFIIFFCYFYTAIVFNPIDVADNMKKYGGFIPGIRPGRSTAEYIDRVLSRITLGGAVYVSIVCVLPTIFTQNFNVPFYFGGTALLIVVGVAMDTVGQIEAHMLTRHYEGFLKSGRIRGRR; the protein is encoded by the coding sequence GTGCTCACAGGCTTTCAAAATATCGGCAAAATCCCCGAACTGAAACGGCGCATTGGTATTACGCTTCTCTTTTTGGCCGTCTACCGTATCGGCGTGCATGTGCCGACACCGGGTATCAATCGAGAAGCTCTGGCCGCTTTTTTCGCAGCCGCCCAAGGCACGTTGCTTGGGCTTTTTAATATGTTTTCGGGCGGTGCTATGCAGCAATTGTCCGTCTTCTCCCTGGGGATCATGCCCTACATCAGCTCGTCGATCATTTTGCAGCTCCTGACCGTGGTCATCCCTCATCTGGAAAGACTCAGCAAGGAAGGTGAGGCCGGCCGAAAGAAGATTACCCAGTACACACGTTACGGGACGGTGGTTCTCAGTATCATTCAAGGCTTTGGGATCGCTTTTGGTCTTGAGGGCATGACCGGGCCTGGGGGAGAGCCTGTGGTGCTGGCTCCAGGATGGGGTTTTCGACTGATCACGGTGATTACCCTCACGGCAGGAACAGCTTTCATCATGTGGTTGGGAGAACAGATCACCGAGCGAGGGATCGGAAACGGTATCTCGTTGATCATTTTCGCAGGCATCGTGGCCGGTATGCCCGGAGCCATCGGAAACACGATGCGACTCATGCAGACGGGGGAAATGAGTGCTTTCAAGGCGCTCGTTCTTTTGATCATAATGGTGGCCGTGGTCGCCTTTATCGTCCATGTGGAAAGGGGGCAGCGGCGCATTCCGGTCCAGTACGCCAAGAGGGTTGTCGGGCGGCGAATGTACGGCGGACAGACAACCCATTTGCCGCTTAAAATAAACACTTCGGGCGTGATCCCGCCTATTTTTGCTTCCTCCATCATTATGTTTCCGGCCACGGTGGCGAACTTCATTCAGGTGCCTTGGATGCAAAAAATCGCCCAAATGCTCATGCCTGGGCACTGGCTGTATACGGTGCTTTATGTCGGTTTCATCATCTTTTTCTGCTACTTTTACACGGCCATCGTCTTCAATCCCATTGACGTGGCCGACAACATGAAAAAGTACGGAGGATTCATCCCTGGCATTCGTCCAGGACGTTCCACGGCGGAATACATCGACCGCGTCCTGAGTCGTATTACGCTGGGAGGAGCCGTCTACGTCTCCATCGTGTGTGTGCTTCCCACCATCTTTACCCAAAACTTCAATGTGCCGTTCTATTTCGGAGGCACGGCGCTGCTCATTGTGGTGGGCGTCGCCATGGATACCGTAGGGCAGATCGAAGCGCACATGCTCACGCGTCATTACGAGGGGTTTTTGAAATCGGGGCGCATTCGAGGTCGCCGATAA
- a CDS encoding adenylate kinase, with amino-acid sequence MNIILLGPPGAGKGTQAKRMIERYGIPQISTGDMLRAALKAGTPLGLEAKKYMDQGALVPDAVVVGLVKERIQQEDCKKGYMLDGFPRNVSQAETLDGMLKELGQKIDHVVCIDVPDQELIQRLTGRRTCRECGAGFHVMFDPPKKEGICDKCGGQLYQRDDDNEATVTSRLKVYADQTKPLIEYYEKQGKLRKIHGLGSIDEIFERIKAVLG; translated from the coding sequence ATGAACATCATTTTGTTGGGACCGCCGGGTGCTGGAAAGGGAACACAAGCCAAGCGCATGATCGAACGGTACGGGATTCCTCAGATTTCTACGGGGGACATGCTCAGGGCCGCCTTAAAGGCCGGAACACCGCTGGGCCTTGAGGCCAAGAAGTACATGGATCAGGGGGCTCTGGTGCCCGATGCTGTGGTGGTCGGCCTGGTTAAGGAACGCATTCAACAAGAAGATTGCAAGAAAGGTTACATGCTTGACGGGTTTCCTCGAAACGTCAGCCAAGCCGAAACCCTCGATGGCATGCTCAAAGAGTTGGGCCAAAAGATCGATCATGTGGTGTGCATCGATGTTCCAGACCAGGAACTCATTCAGCGCCTTACGGGACGACGCACCTGTCGGGAATGCGGCGCCGGTTTTCACGTGATGTTCGATCCACCGAAAAAGGAAGGCATCTGCGACAAATGCGGCGGGCAGCTCTACCAGCGGGATGACGACAATGAAGCCACGGTCACGTCCCGGCTCAAGGTTTATGCGGATCAGACCAAGCCGCTTATCGAGTACTACGAAAAGCAAGGGAAACTGAGAAAGATTCACGGCTTGGGATCTATCGACGAAATCTTTGAGCGCATCAAGGCGGTTTTGGGTTAG
- the map gene encoding type I methionyl aminopeptidase, with product MKTREEVEKIRKSCLIVAEVLARLQEVVAPGVSTWDLNAISEEEAEKRGAVPAFKGYHGFPYALCTSINEEVVHGIPSKKRILREGDIVSLDFGVVVDGYYGDAAVTLPVGKISEEADRLCRVTREALDQAIGQAVVGNRLSDISHAVQSYVEKFGYSVVREFVGHGIGRNLHESPQIPNFGPPGRGVKLKPGMVFAIEPMINQGAPDIRILEDRWTAVTADGKLSAHFEHTVAVTENGPDILSLAK from the coding sequence TTGAAGACTCGGGAAGAGGTTGAAAAAATAAGGAAATCCTGTCTCATTGTGGCGGAAGTATTGGCACGGCTTCAGGAAGTTGTGGCTCCTGGAGTGAGTACGTGGGATCTCAATGCCATCAGTGAGGAGGAGGCGGAAAAGCGGGGAGCCGTGCCGGCCTTTAAGGGCTATCACGGCTTCCCTTATGCGCTGTGCACTTCGATCAATGAAGAGGTGGTGCACGGCATTCCGAGCAAGAAACGAATCTTGCGCGAAGGCGACATTGTCAGCTTGGACTTCGGGGTGGTGGTGGACGGCTATTACGGAGATGCAGCCGTGACGCTTCCGGTTGGAAAGATTTCCGAGGAAGCGGATAGACTGTGTCGGGTAACGCGAGAAGCCCTCGATCAGGCTATTGGGCAAGCCGTGGTGGGGAACCGGCTTTCCGATATCTCCCACGCCGTGCAAAGCTACGTGGAAAAATTCGGCTACTCGGTGGTTCGAGAATTTGTCGGGCATGGGATCGGTCGAAACCTTCATGAGAGCCCGCAGATTCCGAATTTCGGGCCTCCAGGTCGCGGCGTTAAGCTGAAGCCCGGAATGGTTTTTGCCATTGAGCCCATGATCAACCAGGGGGCTCCGGACATACGCATACTGGAAGATCGTTGGACGGCCGTCACGGCGGACGGGAAACTGTCGGCACACTTTGAACACACGGTGGCTGTGACGGAAAACGGTCCGGATATCTTGTCCCTGGCCAAGTAA
- the infA gene encoding translation initiation factor IF-1 — translation MVKEEAIEVEGTVIEPLPNAMFRVELENGHRVLAHISGKMRMHFIRILPGDKVTVELSPYDLTRGRIVYRAKS, via the coding sequence ATGGTGAAGGAAGAAGCGATTGAGGTGGAAGGCACGGTCATCGAGCCTTTGCCCAACGCCATGTTTCGAGTCGAGTTAGAAAACGGCCATCGTGTCCTGGCGCATATCTCGGGAAAAATGCGCATGCATTTTATTCGCATTCTTCCGGGAGACAAGGTGACGGTGGAGCTATCCCCATACGACCTGACCCGGGGGCGTATCGTTTACAGAGCCAAAAGCTGA
- the rpmJ gene encoding 50S ribosomal protein L36 — protein sequence MKVRASVKVICRKCKIIRRHGQVRVICENPKHKQRQG from the coding sequence ATGAAGGTGCGGGCGTCGGTGAAAGTTATCTGCCGCAAATGCAAGATCATTCGTCGGCACGGCCAGGTGCGCGTCATCTGCGAGAATCCGAAGCACAAACAGCGTCAAGGCTAA
- the rpsM gene encoding 30S ribosomal protein S13 — protein sequence MARIAGIDLPKNKRMEIALTYIYGIGRSTALKILEEAKVDPGTKSDDLTEEQITSIRRVIDTHYKVEGDLRGEVSMNIKRLMDLGCYRGLRHRRGLPVRGQRTHTNARTRKGPRRSVIGKRKK from the coding sequence TTGGCACGGATTGCAGGCATTGACCTACCGAAGAACAAGCGCATGGAAATCGCCCTGACGTACATTTATGGGATCGGACGGTCGACGGCCCTCAAGATCCTGGAAGAGGCGAAGGTGGATCCCGGAACCAAGTCGGACGATCTAACGGAGGAGCAAATCACTTCCATCCGTCGTGTCATCGACACCCATTACAAGGTGGAAGGGGATCTGCGCGGCGAAGTGTCCATGAACATCAAGCGCCTTATGGACTTGGGCTGCTATCGAGGGCTTAGGCACCGCCGAGGTCTTCCTGTCAGGGGACAGCGCACCCACACCAATGCTCGAACGCGCAAGGGTCCTCGTCGATCGGTGATCGGAAAACGCAAGAAATAG
- the rpsK gene encoding 30S ribosomal protein S11 — MARGRGGPRKKKERKNIQNGIAHIRSTFNNTIVTITDMSGNTISWASGGNQGFKGSRKSTPFAAQTAAQAAAKAAMEHGLQNVEVYVKGPGSGREAALRALQAAGLNVTVIRDVTPIPHNGCRPPKRRRV, encoded by the coding sequence ATGGCACGGGGTAGAGGTGGTCCGCGAAAGAAAAAAGAGCGGAAAAACATTCAGAACGGCATTGCGCACATCCGTTCCACATTCAATAACACCATCGTGACCATCACGGACATGAGCGGGAACACCATCTCATGGGCCAGCGGCGGCAATCAGGGGTTTAAGGGATCGCGTAAAAGCACCCCCTTTGCCGCTCAGACGGCGGCTCAGGCGGCTGCGAAGGCCGCCATGGAACACGGGCTGCAAAACGTGGAGGTTTACGTCAAGGGGCCGGGCTCAGGTCGTGAGGCCGCGTTGCGGGCTTTGCAGGCCGCTGGATTGAATGTGACGGTGATTCGGGACGTGACACCCATTCCCCACAATGGATGTCGGCCGCCCAAGAGGCGCCGCGTTTAA
- the rpsD gene encoding 30S ribosomal protein S4, whose amino-acid sequence MARYTGPQCRLCRRENMKLYLKGDRCYSDKCAFERRSYAPGQHGQRRGKLSDYGVQLREKQKIKRMYGLQEKQFKAYFKEADRQKGVTGTNFLILLERRLDNTVFRLGFANSRSQARQLVRHNHFLVNGHKVNIPSYLLRPGDVITVREKSRQLEVINEALDALPRRGLVPWLELDKEAYRGTFRSLPTREEMPLPVQEHLVVEFYSK is encoded by the coding sequence TTGGCGCGATATACAGGTCCGCAATGCCGGCTGTGTCGGCGGGAAAACATGAAATTGTACCTCAAGGGGGATCGTTGCTATTCGGACAAGTGCGCCTTTGAGCGTCGCAGTTACGCTCCTGGTCAGCATGGGCAGCGCCGCGGCAAATTGTCCGACTACGGTGTGCAGCTTCGAGAGAAACAAAAGATCAAGAGAATGTACGGCCTTCAGGAAAAGCAGTTCAAGGCCTATTTCAAGGAAGCCGACCGCCAGAAAGGCGTCACGGGCACCAACTTCTTGATCTTGTTGGAGCGACGGCTGGACAACACAGTGTTTCGTCTAGGGTTTGCCAACTCGAGGTCTCAGGCCAGGCAGCTGGTTCGTCACAACCACTTTCTCGTCAACGGCCACAAGGTGAATATTCCATCCTACTTGTTGCGGCCCGGCGATGTGATCACGGTACGGGAAAAAAGCCGACAGTTGGAAGTGATCAACGAAGCTCTGGATGCGCTGCCTCGACGCGGGCTGGTCCCGTGGCTGGAACTGGACAAGGAAGCGTACCGAGGAACTTTCCGAAGCCTTCCGACACGTGAAGAAATGCCGCTGCCGGTGCAAGAACACTTGGTGGTGGAATTCTATTCGAAGTAA
- a CDS encoding DNA-directed RNA polymerase subunit alpha, whose product MEKNWRELIRPKPLAVEHGEDPKRYAKITCEPLERGFGTTLGNALRRVLLSSLRGAAITSVKIDGVLHEFSSAPGVVEDVTDIVLNLKEVRLRFNGDAPKVLVLEKVGEGPVTAGDIRPDSSVTILNPDQRICTLARDGKVRMELTVEEGKGYVPAEWNSEKVETIGTIPIDAIFTPVRKVSYNVTQARVGQRTDYDKLTMEIWTDGSVTPEDALALAAKILKDQLSVFVNFEDYEAPVAAEEQAQEPTFNENLFRSVDELELSVRSANCLKNADIRYIGELVQKTEAEMLRTKNFGRKSLNEIKEILAEMGLSLGMKLENFPSREEIEQRRKEEE is encoded by the coding sequence ATGGAGAAGAACTGGCGCGAATTGATTCGACCAAAACCCCTGGCGGTGGAACACGGGGAAGACCCGAAGCGATACGCGAAAATCACGTGCGAACCGCTGGAGCGAGGTTTCGGGACGACTCTTGGAAATGCGCTGCGGCGGGTGCTGCTGTCGTCCTTGAGAGGGGCCGCCATCACGTCCGTGAAAATCGACGGAGTTTTGCACGAGTTTTCGTCGGCACCAGGCGTGGTGGAAGATGTCACCGACATTGTCTTGAATCTCAAGGAAGTGCGCCTGCGTTTCAATGGGGATGCTCCCAAGGTGCTGGTTTTGGAAAAGGTCGGAGAAGGTCCCGTGACGGCGGGCGATATTCGCCCTGACTCGTCCGTGACCATTCTCAATCCGGACCAGCGCATCTGCACCCTGGCTCGCGACGGCAAGGTGCGCATGGAACTCACGGTGGAAGAAGGCAAGGGGTACGTCCCGGCCGAATGGAATTCCGAGAAGGTGGAAACCATTGGGACCATTCCTATTGACGCCATTTTTACACCGGTGCGTAAGGTCAGCTACAACGTGACTCAAGCGCGTGTGGGACAACGCACCGATTACGACAAGCTGACCATGGAAATCTGGACGGACGGCAGTGTGACCCCCGAGGATGCCTTGGCTTTGGCTGCCAAAATCTTAAAGGACCAGCTGAGCGTCTTCGTGAACTTTGAAGATTACGAGGCTCCGGTGGCTGCTGAGGAACAGGCTCAAGAGCCTACCTTCAATGAGAACCTCTTTCGCAGTGTGGATGAATTGGAACTTTCGGTGCGCAGCGCCAACTGTTTGAAAAACGCCGATATACGTTATATCGGCGAACTGGTTCAAAAGACGGAAGCTGAAATGCTCAGGACCAAGAATTTCGGCCGCAAATCTCTGAATGAAATCAAGGAGATTCTCGCGGAAATGGGTCTGTCCTTGGGCATGAAGTTGGAGAACTTTCCGAGCCGGGAAGAGATCGAACAGAGAAGAAAGGAAGAGGAATAG
- the rplQ gene encoding 50S ribosomal protein L17, giving the protein MRHRKSGRKLNRTSSHRSAMFRNMVTSLLEHERIVTTIPKAKEIRRWADAMITLGKRGDLHARRQALAVIRSKGVVHKLFAELGPRYQARQGGYTRIVKMGFRKGDGAPMCLIELTGAEIKPQPKKKARAQEQSAAEG; this is encoded by the coding sequence ATGCGCCACAGGAAATCAGGTCGGAAGCTCAACCGAACTTCCAGCCACCGGTCGGCCATGTTTCGCAATATGGTGACGTCTCTGCTGGAACATGAACGCATTGTGACGACCATTCCCAAGGCCAAGGAAATTCGCCGTTGGGCGGATGCCATGATCACGCTGGGTAAGCGGGGCGATCTGCATGCCAGACGTCAGGCTTTGGCCGTCATTCGTAGCAAGGGCGTGGTGCATAAGCTGTTTGCCGAATTGGGACCGCGTTACCAGGCGCGCCAAGGCGGGTACACTCGCATTGTCAAAATGGGTTTTCGCAAAGGCGATGGGGCCCCCATGTGCCTCATTGAGCTGACGGGAGCGGAAATCAAGCCGCAGCCCAAAAAGAAGGCTCGAGCGCAAGAGCAGAGCGCGGCTGAGGGTTAA